The following proteins are co-located in the Shouchella hunanensis genome:
- a CDS encoding GNAT family N-acetyltransferase, protein MHIRDMKRRDLHAIRALAAKTWKATYTPQIPDDIQKKVIRDAYSSHEMNRRFRSSITLVAEENGRIHGYAFFSPEKYSEHNAYLESLYVDPAEQGRGIGRSLLHTGLRRFEQPDHCRLIVYKGNKSVYFYTKEGFEITGERNGDFFGYPVTLIEMEKKLNGKG, encoded by the coding sequence ATGCACATACGAGATATGAAAAGACGTGATCTTCACGCTATCCGTGCACTAGCAGCTAAGACGTGGAAAGCAACCTATACACCGCAAATTCCAGATGACATCCAGAAAAAAGTCATTCGCGATGCCTATTCTTCTCATGAGATGAATCGTCGTTTTCGGTCTTCTATTACACTTGTTGCCGAGGAAAATGGTCGCATTCATGGGTATGCGTTCTTTTCACCCGAAAAATATTCTGAGCACAATGCTTACCTTGAATCACTCTATGTCGATCCTGCTGAACAGGGTCGAGGTATTGGCAGATCCTTGCTTCATACAGGGCTGAGACGTTTTGAACAGCCAGACCACTGCCGTCTGATTGTTTATAAAGGCAATAAAAGCGTTTACTTTTACACAAAGGAAGGGTTTGAGATAACTGGTGAGCGTAACGGCGATTTTTTTGGTTATCCAGTCACCCTCATTGAAATGGAAAAGAAACTAAATGGGAAAGGATGA
- a CDS encoding AEC family transporter has protein sequence MFSAIFLEVIFPILALMTLGLFLQRHYEFKLKPFSTLLTVCFMPASIFLNLYYVEMDIVVLSQILGYLLLFTLVMILFSTVITKMLHLSGGEAAVLKNSVSLMNSGNYGLPVSQMIFSANPLGVTIQIFVLIFQNLLTYSYGLYNLLSATKSLKGILLSFLKMPIIHALILGLLFQLFRIPLPTFIETPLSYLANGFIALALILLGAQLATIQFGLFHRVVLFSIIGRLLVGPSVALGIILLLNLDGIVAQSLFIASSFPTSRNTATLALQYNIEPDLHAQVVLYTTLFSCLTVTAVIALSAVLF, from the coding sequence ATGTTTAGTGCCATCTTTCTTGAAGTCATTTTTCCTATTCTTGCCCTTATGACGTTAGGTCTCTTTTTACAACGCCATTATGAATTTAAGCTAAAACCTTTTTCCACTCTCTTAACTGTATGTTTTATGCCTGCATCTATTTTTTTAAATCTCTATTACGTTGAAATGGATATAGTGGTTCTATCGCAAATTCTTGGCTATCTTCTTTTATTTACACTAGTGATGATCCTATTTAGTACAGTGATTACTAAAATGCTTCACCTTTCAGGTGGCGAAGCAGCCGTTTTGAAAAACAGTGTCTCCTTAATGAATTCAGGAAACTATGGTTTACCTGTCAGTCAAATGATCTTCAGCGCTAACCCTCTTGGCGTGACTATTCAAATCTTTGTACTAATCTTTCAAAATTTACTTACCTATTCATATGGATTGTATAATCTTTTATCAGCGACTAAATCCCTTAAGGGCATTCTTCTCTCATTCTTAAAAATGCCAATTATTCATGCGCTTATTCTTGGTCTGCTTTTTCAATTGTTTCGTATTCCACTTCCTACGTTTATTGAAACACCTCTTAGTTATCTTGCAAATGGTTTCATTGCGCTTGCTCTTATCCTTTTAGGAGCGCAATTAGCTACCATTCAATTTGGTTTGTTTCATCGTGTTGTTCTCTTTTCTATTATTGGTCGGCTGCTCGTTGGACCTTCCGTTGCGTTAGGTATTATCTTACTCTTAAACCTGGATGGCATTGTTGCACAATCTCTATTTATTGCCAGCTCTTTTCCGACTTCAAGGAATACAGCAACACTTGCGCTACAATACAATATTGAGCCTGATTTACATGCACAAGTTGTCCTTTATACAACACTCTTTAGCTGCCTTACGGTTACAGCTGTTATTGCTTTGTCAGCTGTGCTGTTTTAA
- a CDS encoding amidohydrolase family protein translates to MKKTLIRGGTVLPVTKRTSYIEADILIEGTKISKIEPSIHDEDADIIDASNRIVMPGFVDSHRHTWESMIRNIGADWSLQTYLGQLYYGGIGSKRRPQDDYIGNLFGALEALDAGVTTILDWTMINSIEHAEEGIRGLQDAGIRAVFAYGAPGDEAFWNNDSTLTHTDDAKTIQSAYFQSPHQLLTLGLAIRGPEFSAWDTAVKEINTAREMGILATMHLGFGTWGRTAHSIERLDEQHLLGKDLNFTHMNRVTDEAMKRIAAKGGSVSVTPEVEMMMGHGYPATGLALENGVKPTLGVDVVTSTGGDMFAQMKFALQAERARVNEKLLDEGVMPGPELHLSANQILECATIEGAKALLLDDKIGSLEVGKEADILLLNTSDLNLSPITDPIGAVVQTAHPGNVDSVFVAGKAVKRHGQLLFNNLDSLRSQLLDAQKHVLAHTKV, encoded by the coding sequence ATGAAAAAGACACTTATTAGAGGTGGGACAGTCCTACCAGTAACCAAGCGAACTTCTTACATAGAAGCTGATATTTTAATAGAGGGGACGAAAATAAGTAAAATTGAACCTTCTATACACGATGAAGATGCCGACATCATTGATGCGAGTAATAGGATTGTGATGCCTGGCTTTGTTGACAGTCATCGACATACTTGGGAATCTATGATTCGAAATATTGGTGCTGATTGGTCCTTACAAACCTACTTGGGTCAACTCTATTACGGTGGGATCGGCTCAAAGCGCAGACCTCAAGACGATTATATCGGCAATTTGTTTGGCGCGTTAGAAGCATTAGATGCTGGTGTGACAACCATCCTTGATTGGACCATGATTAATTCGATTGAACACGCTGAAGAAGGCATTCGCGGATTACAAGATGCTGGGATTCGAGCTGTATTTGCATATGGTGCACCTGGAGACGAGGCATTTTGGAACAATGATAGTACATTAACGCATACCGATGATGCGAAAACCATTCAATCGGCTTACTTCCAATCTCCACACCAGCTGCTTACATTAGGTCTTGCTATTCGCGGCCCTGAATTTAGTGCATGGGATACAGCGGTAAAAGAAATCAACACCGCTCGAGAAATGGGAATCTTGGCTACCATGCATTTAGGGTTTGGTACTTGGGGACGTACAGCCCATTCCATCGAACGCCTAGACGAGCAGCATCTTCTTGGAAAAGACTTGAATTTCACGCACATGAATCGAGTAACCGATGAGGCAATGAAACGAATTGCTGCTAAAGGAGGAAGTGTATCCGTCACACCAGAAGTCGAAATGATGATGGGCCACGGCTACCCGGCTACAGGTCTCGCTCTTGAAAATGGTGTGAAGCCTACTCTCGGTGTTGATGTCGTTACTTCTACAGGTGGAGATATGTTTGCTCAAATGAAGTTTGCCTTACAAGCAGAGAGAGCGCGAGTCAATGAAAAACTTCTTGATGAAGGCGTCATGCCCGGACCAGAACTCCATCTTTCTGCCAACCAAATACTAGAGTGTGCAACGATCGAAGGAGCTAAAGCACTCTTACTTGACGACAAAATTGGTAGTCTTGAAGTAGGAAAAGAAGCAGATATTCTATTACTAAACACGAGTGATCTAAACTTAAGTCCGATTACGGATCCAATCGGTGCTGTCGTCCAAACAGCTCATCCAGGCAATGTTGATTCTGTATTCGTTGCTGGTAAGGCGGTTAAACGACACGGTCAGCTGTTATTCAATAATCTTGACTCACTTCGTAGTCAGTTATTGGACGCGCAAAAGCATGTGCTTGCTCATACAAAAGTATAG
- a CDS encoding GNAT family N-acetyltransferase produces MKNDVLEYEKHGMTITIRLAEMEDATTLGRLRATLDGETDHFDRVYGENVLTEEECKAMIEACTSPENLLLVAEAEGRTVGYLRAQGSQLRKLAHRVEFGVGVSKKYWGYSIGKSLIVKLLRWADEKQIHKVMLQVLETNVTAIQLYEKLGFKKEGLLIDDKKHGDTYHHTIIMGRVKQEGEALWFPSL; encoded by the coding sequence ATGAAAAATGACGTCCTTGAATATGAAAAGCATGGCATGACCATTACAATTCGCTTAGCCGAAATGGAAGATGCTACCACGCTTGGTAGATTACGAGCAACCTTAGACGGAGAAACAGACCATTTTGATCGAGTATATGGAGAAAATGTATTAACAGAAGAAGAATGTAAGGCGATGATTGAAGCGTGTACATCACCTGAAAACTTGCTTCTCGTTGCTGAAGCAGAAGGTCGTACTGTGGGATATTTACGAGCACAAGGAAGTCAGCTAAGGAAGCTTGCACATCGGGTTGAATTCGGTGTAGGTGTCAGTAAAAAGTATTGGGGTTATTCAATCGGCAAGTCGCTCATTGTTAAGCTACTACGTTGGGCAGACGAAAAACAAATACATAAGGTAATGCTACAGGTTCTCGAAACAAACGTAACAGCTATTCAATTGTATGAGAAGCTTGGTTTTAAAAAAGAAGGACTGTTAATCGACGATAAAAAACACGGAGACACCTATCACCATACAATTATAATGGGGAGAGTGAAGCAAGAAGGGGAAGCTTTATGGTTCCCCTCCCTTTAA
- a CDS encoding ABC transporter ATP-binding protein, with amino-acid sequence MKAIETVDLTKHYSTHIAVNQLNLSIKEGELFALLGLNGAGKTTVINMLTTVLSPTSGEATIHHVSIQTNPQQIKPLIGVSPQESAVAPNLTVEENILLLATIYGASNKEATKQCNQILLQLDLQKERTKKAKHLSGGMMRRLSMGMALVTKPNVLFLDEPTAGVDVIARRELWNVINELKGSMTIVLTTHHMEEADALADRVGIMANGQLIKTGTPAELKKQKHTHSLEDAFVSFVQLEEGYE; translated from the coding sequence ATGAAGGCGATTGAGACGGTCGATTTAACCAAGCATTATTCTACACATATAGCTGTCAATCAGCTTAATCTTTCCATTAAAGAAGGAGAGCTTTTCGCCTTGCTTGGCTTAAACGGGGCAGGAAAAACAACGGTGATTAACATGCTAACCACCGTGCTTTCCCCAACAAGCGGTGAAGCAACCATTCATCACGTTTCAATTCAAACGAATCCTCAACAAATAAAACCACTCATTGGTGTTTCACCACAAGAAAGTGCGGTTGCTCCTAACTTGACCGTTGAAGAAAATATTCTTTTACTTGCTACTATTTATGGAGCATCTAATAAAGAAGCAACGAAACAGTGTAATCAAATACTCTTGCAATTGGATTTACAAAAGGAGAGAACAAAAAAAGCGAAGCACTTATCTGGCGGCATGATGAGACGTTTAAGTATGGGAATGGCCCTCGTCACGAAACCAAACGTACTTTTCCTTGATGAACCAACTGCAGGAGTTGATGTGATTGCTCGTAGAGAGCTATGGAACGTCATTAATGAATTAAAAGGGAGTATGACGATTGTTTTAACAACCCATCACATGGAAGAGGCGGATGCACTTGCCGACCGGGTTGGTATTATGGCAAATGGACAACTTATTAAAACAGGTACACCTGCCGAATTAAAAAAGCAGAAGCATACACACTCTTTAGAGGATGCATTCGTATCCTTTGTACAATTAGAGGAGGGTTATGAATGA
- a CDS encoding GNAT family N-acetyltransferase: MGKVVFSEAEFDLAEVVYEDWKDIHSYASLPIVSQYQPWETMREKDTTDYVKGIVEAAQQVPRTRYAYAIQKGGRTIGVTELNVRDKTNGEISYILHPDYWGQGLATKAAKKMLQYGFEALDLHRIYGTCDPENHASAKLLQRLGMQQEGRLRENLWSKDHWRDSLLFSVLVHECG, translated from the coding sequence GTGGGAAAAGTAGTTTTTTCAGAAGCAGAATTCGATTTAGCAGAAGTGGTTTATGAGGATTGGAAAGACATTCATAGTTATGCGTCTCTTCCAATCGTTAGTCAATACCAGCCATGGGAAACGATGAGGGAGAAAGATACGACCGATTATGTGAAAGGAATTGTAGAGGCTGCTCAGCAAGTGCCACGTACCCGTTATGCGTATGCCATTCAAAAAGGTGGTCGAACGATTGGCGTTACAGAATTAAATGTGCGAGATAAAACAAATGGCGAGATTTCGTACATTTTACATCCTGATTACTGGGGACAAGGTTTAGCAACGAAAGCAGCAAAAAAGATGCTTCAATACGGATTTGAAGCACTAGATTTACATCGTATTTATGGAACATGCGATCCGGAAAATCATGCCTCAGCTAAGTTACTACAACGTCTTGGCATGCAACAAGAAGGGAGATTACGTGAAAACCTCTGGTCAAAAGACCATTGGCGGGATTCATTATTGTTTAGCGTGCTCGTGCATGAATGTGGATAA
- a CDS encoding ABC transporter ATP-binding protein: protein MEEVVTFHHVHKTYKNFLLRDISFSVKKGFITGFIGPNGAGKTTTIKLMLDLVQPDSGEIKLFNQTYQSNREELKQRVGVVFSDHHLYQHLTIEKMKKIVSNFYIKWDDDRFEHYLKKFNLRSNQKIGQLSKGMGMKLSIAIALSHHADLIVLDEPTAALDPISRREILQLLMDIIQDEEKAVFFSTHITTDLEQIADYILFLHNGTVILNDEKDAILDQHVIVRGAIDLLDPDTRKLFLQVKETSVGFEALTNQASLVRRLMGEEVVMEKASLEEIMVYTIGDMS from the coding sequence ATGGAAGAAGTCGTCACGTTTCATCATGTTCATAAAACGTATAAAAACTTTTTGTTAAGAGATATCTCTTTCTCCGTTAAAAAAGGGTTTATTACGGGGTTTATTGGACCGAATGGTGCAGGGAAAACAACAACAATTAAACTGATGCTTGATTTAGTGCAACCTGATTCAGGCGAAATCAAGTTGTTTAATCAGACATATCAGTCTAATAGGGAAGAATTAAAGCAACGGGTAGGAGTTGTTTTCTCCGATCACCATCTTTACCAGCACTTGACCATTGAAAAAATGAAGAAAATTGTCTCGAACTTCTACATTAAATGGGATGATGATCGATTTGAACACTACTTAAAAAAGTTCAACTTGCGTTCCAATCAAAAGATTGGTCAATTGTCAAAAGGGATGGGAATGAAGCTTTCGATTGCGATTGCGTTATCCCATCACGCTGATTTGATTGTATTAGATGAACCAACAGCAGCCCTTGATCCAATAAGCCGCAGAGAAATTTTGCAGCTGTTAATGGACATCATTCAAGATGAAGAAAAAGCCGTATTTTTTTCAACGCATATTACGACTGACTTAGAGCAAATTGCCGATTATATCCTGTTTCTCCATAATGGAACGGTCATTTTAAATGATGAAAAAGACGCGATTCTTGATCAGCATGTTATTGTAAGAGGTGCTATCGACTTGCTTGATCCAGATACTCGGAAATTGTTTTTACAAGTGAAAGAGACATCGGTTGGCTTTGAAGCGTTGACCAATCAAGCTAGTCTTGTAAGACGTCTAATGGGAGAAGAAGTGGTGATGGAGAAGGCGTCTTTAGAAGAGATTATGGTGTATACGATCGGTGACATGTCTTAA
- a CDS encoding ABC-2 transporter permease, translating to MKGLLLNQYYSVQKSIWVYALLAFVIPVVILIFFEGGMLDRLAAFVAIGFMVSPALEVLKHEGKSGWSKYMATLPISRAKVVQSHYLFFVLLLLVGVGLAGAAYFIATQLFNQVPTDYFFVGILSIIGIVLTSGVITYPLTYILGAEKSDMILLLGMGGSIGVYLLTFTVFSMVFNKEGTYFGSDADLFFGLLFIGITLIVFVLSYIVSLILYKRKEF from the coding sequence ATGAAAGGGTTATTATTAAATCAATATTATAGTGTGCAAAAATCGATATGGGTATATGCGTTGCTTGCATTCGTCATTCCGGTCGTTATCCTTATATTCTTTGAAGGGGGTATGCTCGATCGATTAGCGGCTTTTGTTGCGATTGGTTTTATGGTTTCACCGGCGTTAGAGGTGTTAAAGCATGAAGGGAAGTCAGGTTGGAGTAAATATATGGCTACACTTCCAATAAGTCGCGCCAAAGTTGTTCAAAGTCACTATTTATTCTTTGTTCTATTACTTCTAGTTGGTGTTGGTCTTGCTGGGGCCGCTTATTTCATCGCAACTCAATTATTTAACCAGGTGCCTACTGATTATTTCTTTGTTGGAATCTTGTCGATCATTGGCATTGTGTTAACCTCTGGAGTTATTACGTACCCCTTAACCTACATCCTTGGTGCCGAAAAAAGTGACATGATTTTGCTTTTAGGAATGGGTGGCTCAATTGGTGTTTACTTATTGACTTTTACGGTTTTTTCAATGGTATTTAATAAAGAGGGAACTTATTTTGGATCCGATGCCGATTTATTTTTTGGCTTATTGTTTATTGGCATCACCCTCATCGTGTTTGTCCTTTCCTATATCGTGTCACTCATTCTGTACAAACGAAAAGAATTTTAA
- a CDS encoding ABC transporter ATP-binding protein: MNALVEVNELNKTFKQGGFGLENISFTIKPGSIVGFIGENGAGKSTTIGSIIGSIRKDHGVVRIFGQEMQDGKDFVKEDIGVVFDTVQLPEELTIVKLERVFNGIYRNWNKEMFYSYVEQFSLPRKKKIRSFSRGMSMKVSVAVALSHDAKLLLLDEATAGLDPSGRDDLLNVLRTFVSDGKRSILLSSHITSDIEKIADSLIFIKGGRILFDIEKESLLSTYRIRSCTKKEFDSLPKAEIVAYREQETFVSVLVKGKEGKAPSIDEITVLLMRGVHV; the protein is encoded by the coding sequence GTGAATGCTTTAGTGGAAGTAAATGAACTAAATAAAACATTTAAGCAAGGTGGCTTTGGTTTAGAAAATATTTCGTTTACCATAAAACCAGGCTCTATTGTTGGCTTTATTGGGGAAAATGGTGCAGGTAAATCCACAACCATTGGTTCTATCATTGGTTCCATTCGTAAGGACCATGGTGTTGTTCGTATATTTGGTCAGGAAATGCAAGATGGAAAAGACTTTGTTAAAGAAGATATTGGGGTTGTGTTCGATACTGTTCAACTCCCCGAAGAACTAACCATTGTGAAACTAGAACGTGTGTTTAATGGAATTTATCGCAATTGGAATAAAGAGATGTTTTATTCATATGTAGAGCAATTCTCTTTACCAAGGAAAAAGAAAATACGCTCTTTTTCAAGAGGGATGTCGATGAAAGTATCGGTTGCTGTGGCGCTCTCCCACGATGCAAAGTTGCTTCTTTTAGATGAAGCAACGGCAGGGCTTGATCCCAGTGGACGCGATGATCTTCTGAACGTATTACGTACGTTTGTCAGTGATGGAAAGCGATCCATACTTCTTTCTTCTCATATAACGAGTGATATTGAGAAGATTGCCGATTCGCTTATTTTCATTAAAGGTGGCAGGATTTTATTTGATATTGAGAAAGAATCATTGCTTTCGACTTACCGCATACGATCGTGTACGAAGAAGGAATTTGATTCTTTACCAAAAGCGGAGATTGTCGCGTATCGAGAACAAGAGACGTTTGTTTCCGTTCTTGTTAAAGGGAAAGAGGGCAAGGCGCCATCTATTGATGAAATCACAGTATTGCTAATGCGAGGTGTTCATGTATGA
- a CDS encoding ABC transporter permease, producing MKMMAFASRNYKEMRRDWLTLLFGLAFPLLLLFLLSLIQSNIPNEQFHIERLTPGIAMFGLSFISLFSGMLIASDRESSFLLRLFTTPLRSQHFILGYALPLLLFAIVQMTFCYLVAFFLGLPLSSNTFWSILTLLPAALLFIAIGLLTGSVFTNKQVGGICGALLTNLCAWLSGAWFDVSLIGGWFEAVAYSLPFLHAVEASREALSGHLTSTFPHLGWMFLYAIGTSIMAIFVFKRNMRYVQ from the coding sequence ATGAAGATGATGGCATTCGCATCTCGAAATTATAAAGAAATGAGGCGAGATTGGCTCACGCTTTTATTCGGGCTTGCTTTTCCTCTGCTTCTTCTTTTCTTACTCTCGCTTATACAATCGAATATTCCAAATGAACAATTTCACATTGAACGTCTGACCCCAGGCATTGCTATGTTCGGCTTGTCCTTTATTTCTCTATTCTCGGGAATGCTGATAGCAAGCGATCGGGAGAGTTCTTTTTTGCTTAGATTATTTACAACGCCTTTACGTTCCCAGCACTTTATTCTTGGTTACGCGTTACCGCTCCTTTTATTTGCCATCGTGCAAATGACTTTTTGCTATCTTGTCGCTTTCTTTCTTGGTCTCCCACTTTCTAGTAACACCTTTTGGTCTATTCTAACTCTACTTCCGGCGGCTCTACTTTTTATTGCGATTGGGCTACTGACTGGCAGCGTCTTTACGAATAAGCAAGTTGGTGGTATTTGTGGGGCTCTTTTGACGAACCTATGTGCATGGCTTAGTGGTGCTTGGTTTGATGTCTCTCTTATTGGTGGCTGGTTTGAAGCTGTTGCCTACTCTCTTCCTTTTCTACATGCAGTTGAAGCGAGCCGAGAGGCACTATCTGGTCATCTCACCAGTACATTTCCGCACTTAGGCTGGATGTTTCTTTACGCAATAGGTACGAGTATAATGGCTATCTTTGTCTTTAAACGAAATATGCGGTACGTGCAATAA